A stretch of the Nicotiana tabacum cultivar K326 chromosome 6, ASM71507v2, whole genome shotgun sequence genome encodes the following:
- the LOC107831208 gene encoding protein MODIFIER OF SNC1 1, which produces MTSSMLAGEKRWASTRRGGMTVLGKVAVPKPLNLPSQRLENHGLDPNVEIVPKGTLSWGSRTSSSTSNPWGCSTLSPNADGGTSSPSHLRSRPSSGGSGTRPSTAGSDRTQEPITSAWGTNSRPSSASGPLSSNKAPSTLARPHSAETRPGSSQLSRFAEPVSEHPVAWGATATAERLGVLSSKNEGFSLSSGDFPTLGSDRDVSGKTTESQDRDSCSRPSSASGKVAQPLEKATASHSDVKGETFDAWKRDGQSAEDGPQYGMEKWQGDPHHYLGPNVPPHHFDAWHGPPMNAPAGFWYRGPPGGPPYGAPVPPGGFPIEPFPYFRPPIPPPAIANTQPVPPPGPGSRGHHPRGGDMYRPQITDAYIRPNMPFRPGFYSGPVAFEGYYGPPMGYSNSNEREIPLMGMPPGPPVYNRYSGPNTPDPTNTHARIGSHGANAKALPEGVESAHPDDAKGPYKVLLKHDAREEGETWEHSAPTNGPYPDRNFQRSLQKHERGGEHDREKELYSRRTTGSGNCYPRSYDDRGCDSSDNTKANSFEGINTMKVADGSYTKKPGYVESSGGVPPSSSAPERGSTLAVTARDSSLMQKIEGLNAKVRASDGRYEAPYVSSEEDINKSELNPKVTNSINEVKGALVSFERTHTGTTGNKGGQLTATMSRRPNRGVQIKSDNLGKARSDSHDDGWRKRPIAAESSVVASATCLEPASNVHACEPGPQVEAAEQALTDIIVSGEKESLSELHDSADNQAQRAKMKELARQRALQLQKEEEERSKQQKAKALAKLEELNRRMQAGDALSQKAIKDSSPDVMKQDLEGSSPPEPVVPSVRPQARNAALAAQCDVIDTSNHILEKGSEHTNPPIMLEFGTSIMVQSEIAIPQPQALLSKQDANKVATTHGKVACQSSDGGVVKHKRTSHKQRPNMTPKNMNEKSVLVSVTEVSKGHNDVNINDVPSTETHEVGLSAESNMVNNAKVAVESSAQQRRKGNRTNKNKQKLDTALPSPATPLPVQNDSDPAKVGMQQEKLNSSQLVLDVSSVQAVSGDCVVQPSDQSSPLPMEEGHSRVINQWKPQHPRRPQRNQHPNVHTDKFHGGDTVVWAPVRSQSKTEDAAEARQKTASDSVGPLKSDNMVQSNSKSKRAEMERYVPKPVAKELAQHASSQPPLLSSGSSPGPDETTGRADSTPENLPISSVIESFSIESRIGDVKHNNNRQGKAHGVWRQRGSADLALDTSKNTYKSPEHTSKNTYKPLDHTRSLKPDGDSAKSDSKCSSEFDVSDGWNMPGDFEGPRTTIPVVKDEGTTGKGKRYPSKGQRSTGNSGHQYKDSSGETQQNHTLSGASDINQMDRSAAAKENLGMGNRTPPHWQPKSHMLAVNNQQAGMSTRAQNVNMEGGRADKRDYHQDKVNVPLRSVKGSSDKGVGQSDQLASEDKIVSEVPHVGNLDPRRERKPSSLRGRPYSPNQGPLVKAELPPAESAEAMQERSNSGLRRNVNQNNRPARMQESCGDMFSGRDNWQHSTSSGRERRRNNMHYEYQPVGQYSDSKSSNFEGPADGSHNVGQRYRERGQGQSKRGGGNFHGRQGGSGRINANYD; this is translated from the exons ATGACTTCAAGTATGTTGGCAGGGGAGAAAAG GTGGGCTTCTACAAGAAGAGGTGGCATGACTGTTCTTGGAAAAGTGGCTGTCCCAAAACCATTGAACTTGCCCAGTCAGCG GTTAGAGAATCACGGTTTGGACCCAAATGTTGAAATTGTTCCCAA GGGTACATTGAGCTGGGGTAGCCGTACATCTTCCTCTACGTCAAACCCGTGGGGTTGCTCAACGCTCTCTCCAAATGCTGATGGTGGAACGAGCTCACCAAGTCATCTTAGATCCCGCCCTTCATCTGGTGGGAGTGGCACTCGACCTTCAACTGCTGGTAGTGATAGAACACAAGAACCTATTACCAGTGCATGGGGTACCAATTCTAGGCCTTCGTCAGCTTCTGGGCCATTATCATCAAACAAAGCACCATCAACGTTGGCACGTCCACACAGTGCAGAGACAAGGCCTGGCAGTTCGCAACTTTCACGTTTTGCTGAGCCTGTTTCTGAACATCCAGTAGCATGGGGAGCAACAGCTACAGCAGAGCGTTTG GGAGTGCTGTCTTCTAAGAATGAAGGATTTTCTCTGAGTTCTGGGGATTTTCCTACTCTTGGATCGGATAGAGATGTATCTGGGAAGACTACTGAGTCACAAG ATCGTGATTCTTGTAGCCGTCCTAGCTCTGCTTCTGGCAAAGTAGCACAGCCCCTAGAGAAGGCAACTGCATCTCATTCAG ATGTGAAGGGTGAGACATTCGACGCATGGAAAAGAGATGGTCAAAGTGCTGAGGATGGTCCTCAATATGGCATGGAGAAATGGCAAGGGGATCCCCATCACTATCTTGGTCCTAATGTTCCACCCCATCATTTTGATGCATGGCATGGGCCTCCTATGAATGCTCCTGCAGGATTCTGGTATAGAGGACCACCTGGGGGGCCACCTTATGGAGCTCCAGTTCCTCCTGGTGGTTTCCCAATTGAACCATTCCCCTACTTTCGACCCCCGATTCCACCTCCTGCTATTGCAAATACACAGCCAGTTCCTCCTCCGGGGCCTGGATCCAGAGGGCACCATCCCAGAGGTGGAGATATGTATAGACCCCAGATTACCGATGCTTATATTCGTCCAAATATGCCATTTAGACCTGGTTTTTACTCTGGTCCAGTGGCCTTTGAGGGTTATTATGGACCACCAATGGGTTATAGCAATTCCAATGAGCGGGAAATTCCTCTCATGGGCATGCCTCCTGGTCCCCCAGTTTATAATAGATATTCAGGCCCAAACACTCCTGATCCAACTAATACTCATGCCAGAATTGGCAGCCATGGTGCTAATGCCAAAGCATTGCCAGAGGGAGTAGAGTCTGCTCACCCTGATGATGCTAAAGGACCATATAAAGTTCTTTTAAAGCATGATGCAAGAGAGGAAGGAGAGACGTGGGAACATTCTGCGCCCACTAATGGCCCATATCCTGATAGAAACTTTCAGAGATCATTGCAGAAGCATGAGCGGGGAGGTGAGCATGACAGGGAGAAGGAATTGTATTCAAGGAGAACTACAGGGAGTGGGAACTGTTATCCGCGTAGTTATGATGATCGAGGATGTGATTCTTCAGATAACACCAAAGCGAACTCATTTGAAGGTATAAATACTATGAAGGTTGCTGATGGCAGTTATACAAAGAAACCAGGTTATGTGGAATCCTCTGGTGGAGTGCCTCCGTCTTCCTCAGCTCCTGAAAGGGGTTCAACTCTTGCAGTGACTGCCAGAGACTCCTCCTTGATGCAGAAGATTGAAGGTCTAAATGCAAAAGTTCGAGCATCTGATGGACGTTATGAAGCGCCTTATGTTTCTTCTGAAGAGGATATCAATAAGTCAGAACTAAATCCTAAGGTTACCAATTCAATAAATGAAGTTAAAGGTGCTCTTGTGTCATTCGAAAGAACTCATACTGGAACCACTGGGAACAAGGGAGGCCAGTTAACAGCTACTATGTCAAG GAGGCCAAATCGTGGTGTGCAAATCAAAAGTGATAATCTTGGTAAAGCCCGATCTGATAGTCATGATGATGGTTGGAGAAAAAGGCCCATTGCTGCTGAATCATCTGTTGTGGCTTCTGCAACATGCTTAGAACCTGCTTCTAATGTTCATGCATGTGAGCCAGGTCCTCAAGTTGAGGCTGCTGAGCAAGCTTTAACTGATATAATTGTGAGTGGTGAAAAAGAATCCTTGTCAGAATTGCATGATTCAGCAGATAACCAAGCGCAG CGTGCAAAGATGAAAGAGTTAGCCAGGCAGCGTGCCTTACAGCTACAGAAAGAAGAGGAAGAACGAAGTAAACAACAGAAAGCCAAAGCTCTTGCTAAATTGGAGGAATTGAATCGCCGTATGCAGGCAGGTGATGCTTTGTCTCAGAAGGCTATAAAGGATTCGTCCCCTGATGTTATGAAGCAAGATCTGGAAGGCTCCTCACCCCCTGAACCAGTGGTGCCTAGTGTCAGACCTCAAGCCCGCAATGCAGCTTTAGCAGCACAGTGTGATGTAATTGATACTAGCAACCACATTCTAGAGAAAGGCAGTGAGCATACTAATCCACCTATTATGTTAGAATTTGGCACTTCTATTATGGTCCAGTCAGAAATAGCCATCCCACAACCCCAAGCTTTGCTATCTAAGCAGGATGCCAATAAGGTTGCTACCACTCATGGAAAAGTTGCTTGTCAGTCAAGTGATGGGGGTGTTGTCAAGCATAAGCGTACTAGCCACAagcaaaggccaaatatgacaccAAAGAATATGAATGAAAAATCAGTTCTGGTTAGCGTTACTGAGGTATCCAAGGGTCATAATGATGTAAATATTAATGATGTTCCATCAACTGAGACTCATGAAGTTGGCTTAAGTGCTGAATCAAACATGGTTAATAATGCCAAGGTTGCCGTTGAGTCTTCCGCGCAGCAGAGAAGGAAAGGTAATAGGACCAACAAGAACAAGCAGAAGCTTGATACTGCGCTGCCTAGCCCAGCTACTCCATTACCAGTGCAAAATGATAGTGATCCTGCTAAAGTCGGTATGCAACAGGAGAAGTTGAATTCATCTCAGCTGGTTCTAGATGTGAGCTCAGTTCAGGCAGTAAGTGGTGATTGTGTTGTGCAGCCTTCTGATCAGAGTTCTCCTTTGCCTATGGAAGAAGGTCATAGTCGAGTAATTAACCAATGGAAACCTCAGCACCCTCGCAGGCCGCAGAGAAATCAGCACCCTAATGTGCATACTGATAAGTTTCATGGAGGTGATACGGTTGTGTGGGCACCTGTGCGGTCTCAGAGCAAAACTGAAGATGCTGCTGAAGCAAGGCAGAAAACTGCGTCTGATTCCGTTGGTCCTCTGAAGAGTGATAATATGGTGCAGAGTAATTCAAAAAGCAAGAGGGCTGAAATGGAGAGATATGTTCCAAAACCGGTGGCCAAAGAGCTTGCACAGCATGCTAGTAGTCAACCGCCACTGTTGTCGTCAGGCAGTTCTCCTGGTCCAGATGAGACAACTGGAAGGGCAGACTCTACGCCTGAAAACCTACCTATTAGCTCTGTAATTGAAAGCTTTTCCATAGAGTCCAGGATTGGTGACGTCAAACACAATAATAATAGGCAAGGGAAAGCACATGGAGTGTGGAGGCAAAGGGGTTCAGCAGACTTGGCATTGGACACCAGCAAGAACACTTATAAGTCTCCGGAGCATACCAGCAAGAACACTTATAAGCCTCTGGATCACACTCGATCTTTGAAGCCTGATGGAGATTCTGCGAAATCTGATTCGAAGTGTTCGAGTGAGTTCGATGTATCAGATGGTTGGAACATGCCAGGTGATTTTGAAGGTCCACGTACCACCATTCCTGTTGTAAAAGATGAGGGAACGACGGGTAAAGGAAAACGCTATCCTTCTAAGGGCCAGAGAAGCACAGGAAATTCTGGACATCAATACAAAGACAGCAGTGGGGAAACTCAGCAAAATCACACTCTGTCAGGAGCTTCTGACATAAACCAGATGGACAGAAGCGCTGCAGCAAAGGAAAATCTTGGCATGGGTAATCGTACTCCACCACATTGGCAACCAAAGTCCCACATGCTTGCAGTTAATAATCAACAGGCAGGTATGTCTACCAGAGCCCAAAATGTTAATATGGAAGGCGGTCGGGCCGATAAGAGGGATTATCATCAGGATAAAGTTAATGTTCCCCTACGCAGTGTGAAGGGGAGCAGTGATAAAGGTGTGGGTCAATCAGATCAATTAGCATCTGAAGATAAAATTGTCTCAGAGGTACCACACGTTGGAAATCTCGATCCAAGAAGAGAGAGAAAGCCATCTTCATTGAGGGGACGCCCCTACTCCCCAAACCAAGGTCCGCTTGTCAAAGCTGAATTACCTCCTGCTGAAAGTGCTGAAGCTATGCAAGAGCGGAGCAACTCAGGTTTAAGAAGGAATGTAAACCAAAACAATCGTCCTGCCAGAATGCAGGAATCTTGTGGAGATatgttctcggggagagataatTGGCAGCACAGCACCTCCAGTGGTCGAGAAAGGCGGAGGAACAACATGCATTATGAGTACCAGCCAGTTGGGCAATACAGTGATAGCAAATCAAGTAATTTTGAAGGGCCAGCTGATGGTTCTCACAATGTTGGTCAGAGATACAGAGAGAGGGGTCAGGGTCAGTCAAAGCGTGGAGGTGGGAATTTCCATGGTAGGCAAGGTGGCTCTGGCCGAATAAATGCCAATTATGATTGA
- the LOC107781083 gene encoding uncharacterized protein LOC107781083, protein MALATHHLQGSYRTCPLSSSSWTTRNKLRHSLTKIHTVSQKDNFISLKCKSCLRIGAPFVLKPNGKSLKISAFKNSQNESGGRVGGSKSLKNSVKLSYVPQENEEASVESPRAQNVPISYSAEADETTSYFAIQNIFKSWLTLLRTPSPNQVMDETVEEPYTTETPERQKLVQEKERGQVRNVVWRYFLSLDATIKIPVLTFVPLYLAVTLIYGVEVSKELTPLWTLGPLIVALYVKMLRGICALYVFSFKQTVKVVRNLPTYSLLTYDYVARGKLKEDIRARLLQPLVDIKNLDYKEVAKRKAKDLEVYLVEKYLDYVESIWPYYCRTIRFLKRANLI, encoded by the exons ATGGCATTGGCGACCCATCATTTGCAG GGTTCTTATAGAACATGTCCCTTGAGTTCTTCTTCATGGACTACTCGGAACAAATTGAGACATTCTTTAACAAAGATTCATACTGTTAGCCAAAAAGATAATTTCATCTCACTGAAGTGCAAATCCTGTTTGAG AATAGGGGCTCCTTTTGTCCTTAAACCAAATGGAAAGTCCTTGAAGATCTCTGCTTTCAAGAACAGCCAAAATGAGTCTGGAGGCAGAGTTGGCGGGTCAAAATCCCTGAAGAATTCGGTAAAACTTTCTTATGTGCCACAAGAGAATGAAGAAGCCTCTGTAGAATCTCCAAGAGCACAGAATGTTCCCATTTCTTACTCTGCGGAAGCAGATGAGACTACAAGTTATTTTGCCatacaaaatatatttaaaagcTGGTTAACATTGTTGCGTACACCTTCACCAAACCAAGTCATGGATGAAACTGTGGAAGAGCCATATACCACAGAAACACCGGAAAGACAAAAGCTGGTACAAGAGAAAGAAAGAGGTCAAGTCAGAAATGTGGTCTGGCGCTACTTTCTGAGTCTGGATGCAACAATAAAGATACCTGTATTAACATT TGTCCCCCTGTATCTTGCTGTAACTTTAATATATGGAGTTGAAGTATCTAAAGAGTTGACCCCTCTTTGGACTCTTGGTCCTTTGATTGTTGCTTTGTATGTTAAGATGCTCCGGGGAATATGCGCACTCTATGTATTTAGCTTTAAGCAGACGGTTAAAGTGGTCAGGAACTTGCCTACGTATTCCCTATTAACTTATGACTACGTTGCTCGTGGGAAGCTCAAAGAAGATATTAGAGCGCGCTTGCTGCAACCGTTGGTAGATATAAAGAATTTGGACTACAAAGAGGTAGCGAAAAGAAAGGCAAAGGATTTAGAAGTGTACTTGGTGGAGAAGTACCTGGACTATGTCGAATCTATATGGCCCTATTACTGCAGAACTATCAGGTTTCTGAAGAGGGCAAATCTAATCTAG